A genomic window from Mesorhizobium sp. 131-2-1 includes:
- a CDS encoding MOSC domain-containing protein codes for MDLFPGAETPAEIVPARKLAAKVTALYVAPFDHFETRAVDELRLGFDGIDGDFHAGATRRSGGREPWYPRGTEMRNERQLSIVAADELAIVAERMGLAEIKPEWIGANLLIEGLPHLSMLPSGTLLFFKGGVTIKIDAQNGPCRIAGRSIAENAGMADHEAGALLFPKAAKRLRGLVAWVEKPGTIRAGDEISVRVPEQWIYRA; via the coding sequence ATGGATCTTTTCCCCGGGGCGGAGACCCCTGCCGAGATCGTCCCCGCGCGCAAACTCGCGGCGAAGGTTACGGCACTTTATGTCGCGCCGTTCGACCATTTCGAGACGCGAGCGGTTGACGAGCTGCGGCTCGGCTTCGACGGCATAGACGGCGACTTCCACGCCGGCGCCACGCGCCGTTCCGGCGGTCGTGAACCCTGGTATCCGCGCGGCACCGAGATGCGCAACGAGCGGCAGTTGTCGATCGTGGCGGCGGACGAGCTGGCCATCGTCGCGGAGCGGATGGGGCTGGCCGAAATCAAGCCGGAATGGATCGGCGCCAATCTCCTGATCGAAGGGCTGCCGCACCTCTCCATGCTGCCGTCCGGCACGCTGCTGTTCTTCAAGGGCGGCGTCACCATCAAGATCGACGCGCAGAACGGACCGTGCCGCATCGCCGGACGCTCGATCGCCGAGAATGCCGGCATGGCCGACCACGAAGCCGGCGCGCTGCTGTTCCCGAAAGCGGCGAAACGCCTGCGCGGCCTCGTCGCCTGGGTCGAGAAGCCGGGCACGATCAGGGCCGGCGACGAGATCTCGGTTCGGGTGCCAGAGCAGTGGATTTATCGAGCCTAG
- a CDS encoding methyltransferase family protein, with amino-acid sequence MHPAPAIAALWLIWVVSWLAAAFWADPAAKRAGFREEVRYRALWTIGAIMLFVPTHGYVGRFRLWMPTLTEAWICVALIAIGLAFSWWARLHLGRLWSGTVTTKAGHRVVDTGPYRLVRHPIYTGLLLALLATMAAKGTVWGVAGAAFLIVGIVVKARLEESFLRGELGTAYEDYARRVPMLVPFAPN; translated from the coding sequence ATGCATCCCGCTCCTGCAATCGCCGCGCTGTGGCTGATTTGGGTCGTATCATGGCTCGCGGCGGCATTTTGGGCCGACCCAGCGGCAAAGCGCGCCGGCTTCCGGGAGGAAGTTCGTTATCGCGCCCTGTGGACGATCGGCGCGATCATGCTGTTCGTGCCGACGCACGGCTATGTCGGCCGGTTCCGGCTTTGGATGCCGACCCTCACGGAGGCCTGGATCTGCGTCGCGCTGATAGCAATCGGCCTCGCCTTCTCCTGGTGGGCCAGGCTGCATCTCGGCCGGCTGTGGTCGGGCACGGTCACCACCAAGGCTGGTCACCGCGTGGTCGACACCGGCCCCTATCGGCTGGTCCGGCATCCGATCTACACCGGCCTGCTTCTGGCGCTACTCGCCACCATGGCGGCGAAGGGCACGGTCTGGGGTGTGGCTGGCGCCGCCTTCCTCATCGTAGGCATCGTCGTGAAGGCCAGGCTGGAGGAGAGCTTTCTGCGCGGCGAGCTGGGTACGGCCTATGAGGATTATGCCAGGCGCGTGCCGATGCTAGTGCCCTTTGCGCCCAATTGA
- a CDS encoding SDR family oxidoreductase encodes MANKVWFITGSSKGFGRVWAEAALARGDRVAATARDAGTLADLVARYGDNVAAIQLDVTDKQAVDAAVAEAHKRFGRLDVVINNAGYGHFGAIEEVSEQEARDQIETNVFGALWVTQAALPIMRAQRSGHIIQISSIGGVNAFASLGLYHASKWALEAFSQTLSLEVAQFGIHVTLVEPGGFSTDWAGPSAKVSKAMEAYAPARAAMAERRSRAVAGDPEATGPAMLAIVDAAEPPLRVFFGDGGLPMIKQEYANRIATWEKWDHVSVLAQGANKNRKAA; translated from the coding sequence ATGGCAAACAAGGTTTGGTTCATCACCGGATCGTCGAAGGGTTTTGGCCGCGTCTGGGCCGAGGCGGCACTCGCCCGAGGCGACCGTGTCGCCGCGACTGCCCGCGATGCCGGCACCCTCGCCGATCTCGTCGCTAGATATGGCGACAACGTCGCCGCCATCCAACTCGACGTCACAGACAAGCAGGCCGTCGACGCCGCGGTCGCCGAGGCGCACAAACGTTTCGGCCGCTTGGACGTCGTCATCAACAATGCCGGCTATGGCCATTTCGGCGCCATCGAAGAAGTCAGCGAACAGGAAGCTCGCGACCAGATCGAGACCAATGTGTTCGGCGCGCTTTGGGTGACCCAGGCCGCCTTGCCGATCATGCGCGCGCAGCGTTCCGGCCATATCATCCAGATCTCGTCGATCGGCGGCGTCAACGCCTTTGCCTCGCTCGGCCTCTATCATGCCTCGAAATGGGCGCTGGAGGCCTTCAGCCAGACGCTCAGCCTGGAGGTCGCGCAGTTCGGCATCCATGTCACGCTGGTCGAGCCGGGCGGTTTCTCAACCGACTGGGCGGGACCGTCAGCCAAGGTGTCGAAAGCGATGGAGGCTTACGCGCCCGCCCGCGCGGCCATGGCTGAACGCCGCAGCCGCGCCGTCGCCGGCGATCCCGAGGCCACCGGGCCTGCGATGCTCGCCATCGTCGATGCGGCCGAGCCGCCGCTTCGGGTCTTCTTCGGTGATGGCGGCCTGCCGATGATCAAGCAGGAATACGCCAACCGCATCGCCACTTGGGAAAAGTGGGATCACGTCTCGGTCTTGGCGCAAGGCGCAAACAAGAACCGCAAGGCGGCCTAA